CCAGTGAATTGGATTTTTGAAGCGTTGATGATGATAACATAGTCACCTGTATCAACGTGTGGTGTGTAAGTTACTTTATTTTTACCGCGTAAGATAGACGCTACTTCTGATGATAAACGACCTAATGTTTGTCCTTCAGCATCAATAACGTACCATTTGCGTTCAATGTTTGATTCGTTAGCCATGAAAGTTTGACGCATAATTGAGTCCTCCTAAAAATAGATGTTTCTTTTTGATTTCAATCAGTTGTACAATACAACCGCAAACGATTATTGATTCCGTTAACCGTTCTCTTCCTGCTTCTATATCTTGTAACACAATAAGTTTCCGGGGCTTATCGTGGGGTGGATATAAAACAATACCGTTAACTATGATATAATTTATAACCCAAATTGTCAATTGCTTTTAAGAATTTTGCGTTGATTTTTTATAGTGAATTTTAATTTCTTCTCCAAAATCCGACTGTAGCACCTCTGGACTCAAATAGACCTTTTCTAAATAAAGTCCTTCTGCTGGAGCTGTATGAGGAACTAGGTTACGATCTTTGGCTTCAAGTAGTTTTGGAACATCATCTGCATCTCTTTTCCCCTTACCGACTTCCAATAAATACGCCATAATCACACGCACCATATTGTATAAGAAGCCTGATCCTGTAATCACAAAGTCTAGCCCTTCCGTCGTCTGTTCTACACGGCTTTCATAAATGGTACGTTCTTTGCTCTCCACTTCTGTTTTTTGTGAACAAAACGAAGTGAAGTCGTGTGTACCAATGAAATGTTGTGCAGCTTTATTCATCGCCACAACATCCAATTCACTTGATTCAAATGTCTTCAGTTGTGCTAAGAAAGGATTGCGATGTTCTGCTTGATACACTGAATAGCGATACGTTTTACCCACACAATCGTAGCGACAATGGAAGTCCTCATCAACAAATTGTACCTCATGCACATATATATCATCTGGTAAGCTTCTATTCATCGCATACTGCCATTTTGCGGGCTCAATATTCAATTCTGTATCAAAATGAAAATATTGTGCTTTTGCATGAACACCACGATCTGTCCGACTCGACGGATGAATACGCACAGGATGTTTATGCATCCGCTTTAGTATTTTCTCGAAATAACCTTGGACGGTACGACCTTGATTTTGTATTTGGAAGCCTAAAAACTGTCCTCCATGATAACTGATTTTCACTAAAACTCGTGGCATCTCTTTAAATCCTCTCTATATAATATAACGAATTGCCAATGAAACGACTGCAATTGGGATGATGCATAATAATGCAATGGTATCTTGTGCTCTCCACTCCAAACGTCGATAGCTCGTACGCTCTGCATTGGCATCATACCCTCTCACTTCCATCGCAATAGCTAGTTCCTCTGCACGTTGAAATGCCGAGATAAATAATGGAATAAACAATGGCACAAACGCCTTAACTCGTGACATTAAAGAACCACTTGCAAATGCTGCACCTCTTGATTTTTGTGCATTAATAATTTTATCTAGTTCTTCCATTAATGTTGGAATAAAACGCAATGCAATAGCCATCATCATACTTAAAGCAGAGACAGGTATCTTCAAGTATCTCAAAGGTTTAAGCAATCGATCAAATGCATCCGTTAAATCGAGTGGACTTGTTTTTAATGTTAAGATTGTAGAGACAATCATAATATAGGATAACCTTAACACAATCAATACCCCTTCTTGCAAACCATGTGAGTCAATGGAGATAATCCCCCACTCAAA
This region of Staphylococcus sp. IVB6240 genomic DNA includes:
- the truA gene encoding tRNA pseudouridine(38-40) synthase TruA, producing the protein MPRVLVKISYHGGQFLGFQIQNQGRTVQGYFEKILKRMHKHPVRIHPSSRTDRGVHAKAQYFHFDTELNIEPAKWQYAMNRSLPDDIYVHEVQFVDEDFHCRYDCVGKTYRYSVYQAEHRNPFLAQLKTFESSELDVVAMNKAAQHFIGTHDFTSFCSQKTEVESKERTIYESRVEQTTEGLDFVITGSGFLYNMVRVIMAYLLEVGKGKRDADDVPKLLEAKDRNLVPHTAPAEGLYLEKVYLSPEVLQSDFGEEIKIHYKKSTQNS
- a CDS encoding energy-coupling factor transporter transmembrane protein EcfT → MKDKLIIGRYLPLDSVLHHLDPRSKFLFVFLFIIVIFFSHAWLSYIWLGIVLYTLLKLGRIPLWFLLKGLMPLFFFLSLTLFMHLFLTKGGTRLFEWGIISIDSHGLQEGVLIVLRLSYIMIVSTILTLKTSPLDLTDAFDRLLKPLRYLKIPVSALSMMMAIALRFIPTLMEELDKIINAQKSRGAAFASGSLMSRVKAFVPLFIPLFISAFQRAEELAIAMEVRGYDANAERTSYRRLEWRAQDTIALLCIIPIAVVSLAIRYII